In Rhodamnia argentea isolate NSW1041297 chromosome 1, ASM2092103v1, whole genome shotgun sequence, the genomic window cttctggcaaattgtctcccaattttttttttaaaatcccaaaaattagaaaatggccacaatcaatcggccatgggcgattcaaggtattttgggcaacaaattttaagaaatgacgattttgcccttccggcaaattgtctcccaaaattttttttaaaatcccaaaaattagaaaatggccacaatcaactggccatggccgattcaaggtattttggccaacaaattttaagaaatgacgattttgcccttctggcaaattgtctcctaattttttttttaaaatcccaaaaattagaaaatggccacaatcaatcggccatggctgattcaagatattttggccaacaaattttaagaaatgacgattttgcccttctggcaaattgtctcccaaatttttttttaaaaatcccaaaaattagaaaatggccacaatcaactggccatgggcgattcaaggtattttggccaacaaattttaagaaatgacgattttgcccttccggcaaattgtctcccaaatttttttaaaaaaatcccaaaaattagaaataattgcAATATACtaatacatttatttcatttgatatattgatagtggttatgttaatttgataacgtatacgggacaatatttacgaaattgttgtttagaaataattgctaatttatttaaatctcagaatgtcgtctacatcttttgcgattgtgcaaTGGGGAGGTACAATAGTGCGAACcgcatatggaattgattacaaaggcggacaatctaccatgttcgggattgcAAATATATGGACATTTCATGAGTTACGTGTGTTGATTAAGAGCGCATTGAATATAATGGGAAACCAGTATATTCAAACATTGCTATATAGATATCCGTATGTAACAcacaattgtgttacatatgacattacggaggtgcatgatgatgctacgattacgatgattcagcaatttgcacttcagtCTGGTAGTACGGGGTTCTTGCGGTTTTATGTAATCGTAGCAGAacaccaaatgagagatgatttcgTGGAGGAAGCTTcaaatgttggtgaagatgatgatggtctgCATAATCGATGCGTGCGGGCCGATGATAATGCCgataatgctgatgatgatgatgatgatgatgataatgctgctggcgatgatgatgataataattctgctgctgctgatgatgataatgTCGCTGCTATCGCTGTTGCTTCTGCTGCttctgctgatgatgatgatgatgatgatgatgatgatgatgatggtgatgaagaagatgatccttggatggacTCCGATGACAATGACGAAGAAGTCGTCGGATGTgataatatggaggcttactataatacgcagtgcagcaatcccattttgccgttggtacatccaccgtcttattcggagatcgactttgacatgatgcaagacgacactagagccaagccgggccgtatgctatttgatccatcaaaagaatttgatgttggcatgttgtttccatcacgggacgcggtgcggttggctgcgaaagagtactcccttaggagaaatcaaaattttcgcagttatttgacaaagaaagacgaatatgtgataaggtgtggcaattcaaatggaccgtgtggttggaggctccgcgcgattactaaatcgggtggcatgttttagaaaataagtaaatataatgggccacatacatgcggttctccgcaaatgtcacgggatcatcggcaccttgaccaaaagtacctctgcagccaaatagaagcaatggtcgctgcccaaccggatatcaaaatcaagccaccgatggcggagattcaagataagccgcaattcgaacctacttaccgtaaaacccggaaggccaaacaaatggcgatcgccggacaatttggagattgggatgaatcatacggtaggttgaggacgtggatgatcgaaatgaagaATCGGAATCCGggttcacattttgtgatcgatgatcatatcaacctaGATCGTGGCTGCACGGTTTTGAACCGGAtattttggactttcaagcggacgattgaaggcttcacAAGTTGTCGTcctgtgatttttgttgatggtacatttttgtacggaaaatacgaaggaaccctcctttgtgcggcctcccttgatggaaataatcatattttcccgcCGACATTTGTTgtagtccatcgggaaaatattgataattggacttggtttatgaatctattgcggagatatgtcactaggagagatgatatttgtgtaatatcggacggacatatcggtattcaacgagcaatggagacagcacGGTGGTgtcctccacatgcccaccatagatattgcattcggcacaTTGCCAACAACTACaacaaatacttcaaaaatgccgaagggaaaaaacttattcggacggcaggtaaattctcgaatttgtaaattttaagaaaatacatatggaaaaatttgagtacaaagtactaattaatgttgtcTTGTACTTACGCGAACCAACGTCGAaagttcgaccaattcatgagccaaattagggagttTGATCCGGCCCTTTTGCATGGTgcgatcagattccaagagaaaaatggacaaaggtttatgatgaagggaggagatatggatcgatgaacacaaatttagtcgaatcggtcaacgggatgctgaagggtttccgtggtctaccaatagcagccatggtcgacaagatattttatcggttggtgcactattttgatacgagaagaacaatgtatagGATGCAGAAAGACAACCGGTGGAAATATACGGAATTTGCCGGTGTCACGCTCCGGAAGAacaatcaaaaagcaaataggcatgtcgTCACGTGTTTCGACTACGATAGAGGCGTTTTCGAAGTGACAACCGGACGTGACAGATCCAGAGGTTCagggggccacaaacacatagtgcgcctacacttgagaacgtgcacatgtgggaaatttgaaggatTGAAAATCCCATTTTCACACGTCatggcagcatgtcaagcgtatggcattgattacaaaccatacgtagatgaattctatactttagagaaaacccttgagtgctatcggtatatgtttaatccgttggggcatcttcATTACGAGCTTGAACCCGAAGAACTGTCATTAGTGCCGGACCCGAGTCGtattcgaaagaaaggaaggccccgtacatcacggatccggaatgagatggactggagaagCGCGAGCGATAGCTCTtcgcgaaatcattgcacacactgCGGAAAATCAAGGcacaataggaaaacttgtgAACATAGATCGGCCGGAGAATAGATCATACTTGCTCGATCCTTATGTATTTCGTTCCTATGCGTTGTAAGGATGatcgtatttctatgttataaaatctctttctcttccgaagtcatcaaatgaatatcttcatatgggaaaaaaattgtatcatgaaataatttctaTTATTGTGTCGATCCTGGGAAATCAACGAATAACGAATGTTGGCGCGTAAAAaagacacggggcgtgacaagtatcatgaaaatagcatgtttttcatatatctcagcactttcattttatcaatattctgaattaattacactaataaaataagcttcaaaagaaacaatttataaataaaataataattattaaaaaattaacaaaaataatgatttcctttttaaaaaaacgccGAAGCGAACAAAACGCcatgaatcgtccatggccggttgattgtcgcaattttctttttacaatttttttgggagacaatttgctggaagggcaaaatcgtcattttctaaaagtcgtcggccaaaataccctcaatcgtccatggccgattgattatggtcatttactaatttttgagattttttacaaattttttgaaagacaaattgccggaagggcaaaaccgtcattttctaaaagtcgtcggccaaaatacccccaattgTCCATGGCcggtcgattatggtcatttactaatttttgagattttttacaatttttttgaaagacaaattgccggaagggcaaaaccgtcattttctaaaagtcgtcggccaaaataacccgaatcgtccatggccgatcgattatggtcatttactaatttttgagattttttacaatttttttgaaagacaaattgccaaagggcaaaatcgtcattttcaaaaagtcgtcgaccaaaatacccccaatagtccatggccggtcgattatggtcatttactaatttttgagattttttataatttttttaaaagacaatttgccagaagggcaaaaccgtcattttctaaaagtcgtcggccaaaataacccgaatcgtccatagccgatcgattatggtcatttactaatttttgagattttttataatttttttgaaagacaaattgccggaagggcaaaaccgtcattttcaaaaagtcgtcgaccaaaatacccccaatcgtccatggccgattgattatggtcatttactaatttttgagattttttataatttttttaaaagacaaattgccagaagggcaaaaccgtcattttctaaaagtcgtaggccaaaatacccccaatcgtccatggccgatcgattatggtcatttactaatttttgagattttttttaatttttttgaaagacaaattgccggaagggcaaaaccgtcattttctaaaagtcgtcggccaaaatacccccaatcgtccttGGCgagtcgattatggtcatttactaatttttgagattttttataatttttttgaaagacaaattgccagaagggcaaaaccgtcattttctaaaagtcgtcggccaaaatacccccaatcgtccatggccagttgattatggtcatttactaattttttagattttttataatttttttaaaagacaatttgccggaagggcaaaatcgtcattttcaaaagtcgtcggccaaaatacccccaatcgtccatgctagttgattatggtcatttactaatttttgagattttttataatttttttaaaagacaatttgccggaagggcaaaattgtcattttcaaaagtcgtcggccaaaataccataaatcgtctatggccggttgattgtggccatttactaatttttaagattttttacaatttttttggaagacaatttgccacaagggcaaaattgtcattttttaaaagtcatcggccaaaataccccgcatcatctatggccagttgattgtggccatttattaatttttgagattttttacaatttttttgtagacaattttccagaatggtaaaactattattttctaaaagtcattggtcaaaataccctgaatcgtgcatgacatgtttattatggccatttttgacattttttacaatttttttcgaagacaatttgccataaggccaaaatcgtcattttcaaaagtcgtcggcgaaAATACCCCGAATTGTCTATGGCTAGTTCATTgttgccatttactaatttttctgagcttttataattttttttagaagataatttcCTACGATGACGAAATCGCCGGGCCGGGATCGGGGCGGGGGGTGGGGAGGGGCGGCGGGGGTGGCAGGGGAAGGGCGGGCCGGCGGCGGGAGGGCCCCGCTCGGCACTCTGATCGCCGAGCGGACCCCTAAacggaaaatactttttatctcccctaaaatggtaaataaaaatatttttgtatgcaatttgaaaaaaagccccaaGGCCACTGGGGCCATCAAGGAGGCCATGATTCCGGAGTTCTGCACGGCGAGCATGTTCCCGCCTCCGGATTCTCTTGCCAACTCTATTCCCTCTGTTGTCCCAACAAAGGAGAAGTGCGTCCGGAGAAGGTTCCTCCTAGAATCCACAAGAGTCGCCGCTCCGAGGAAGAGAATCGCGGGGCAAGGAGGGCCGGCGCCGACGGCGGTCGAAGCCGTGTCGGCGCTAGTCCTGGAAGTGCTCACTGCGGcatcgagaaagaagaagacgaatCTCAGCAAGACTGCGACTCCAAGGCCGTCCTTGCTGTCGCAGACGGTGAACTTGCGGAGACGTATCAAGCCGCAGCTATCGAGCAACCTCACGGGGAACCTGGTAGGGTTCTTCGTGGCTCGGGCGGACGAGAGGGAGATGGAGATGCGCGGTCTCTTTGTTCGGCCGAGGGAGGCGCTCGAGGGCTACTACAAACGCCTTGTGAAGAGGCTCCATGGGGACGATGCATGCGCGGCCATATGCGAAGAAACCAAAGAGTTTGGGGAGCTGTTGGGGAAGAGTTTGGTTGAGGATGAGAGGACTTCTACAGCTGCACGAGCTGGTGCAGATTCCCTTTCTACGAAGCTGATTTCGGCTGGGGGAGGCCGGTTTGGGCTTGCACGGAGAGCGCAGAGAGCCCCAACTTGTTCGTGCTGATGGACGCGAGTGACGGCGGTGGGATTGAAGTTTGGTTGACGTTGCGGGAAGAGGACATGGCCACGGTTGAGCGGGATGCAGATCTCCTTGAGTTTGCTTCCTTGAATCCTACCATTTGCTGGTGACATAATCCATGAACTACCATCCGGAATGACAAGGTCAACAtaatatgtatgtatgtatgtatgattCTTCTAGCAAGAACCATATGGAAGAGTCGGTGATGGGTGAGTGTTGATATCGACTAATGAATTAGCACCGCTGCTTGTTTACTATAAACAAATTTCGTGGTTTCATTTTTGAGTTTATTATATCTATCTCAATAAATGCGTATGATAATGTCATGATCTTGTATCCTTATATATATTAGTCAATTCAATTGTTACTAAGTAGTCATTATTAATAAGGAAATTGAGTTCTATGATTCCCCGCCATACTCTTTAAATAGAGCCCTTTTATCAAGTTAGTGAGTGGATATATAGATTTTGTAtctgtctccctctctttctagaAGATATTAGAGTATTTGCATTGAATCCGAGCCACCAAGAGAGAAGGACCTAAATCGAAATGCTAACATTATCTAAGCCCCTCGTTTCTCATCCATCAATCTTCATCCGCGAGAGCAACCACGCCTAATCATATCAAGAGCTGCATCATCATCCTCTGCTAATTCTTGTCTCCGGCCTGGTTAGGTTGTCCTCGTCGATGATGCGGCCTTGTCCGAGCGGGACCCGCATTTCCTTGAGTTTGCTTCCTTGAATCccaacggtttttttttttggcatgataAGACATAAATGTTGAATTTGATGGGTCTCAAGTGGGACCCCATATGAGTTATCGGCGTAGATTCGATCCCGTACATACTACGCAATTCCTAATCTTGCTGCAAATTTGTACGCTTGTTTCTCAATGGAGCCTTGAGTAAGCCCTCCCACAAATTATTTATAGGGTTTTGCTACCCCGACAGTCCGacagtattattattatttctgatCCCGCAATTGTTCAATTagtgagtgctttatgcaaaacacgcagtGATGGTGCGTCGATCTACGGTCAGAAACAACCGACGATCTTGTCAgactattatgaaaatatttctcttaTTTATATGTGACTGATTTGATCTAATAGAAgtttgggaaaatgccaaaaaagggccccaagtgcacttattttctcaattaagggcccgaagtgcaaCTTGTATCAATGAAGGGCctgaagtgttttttttttttttttttatttcaaacaagggcGTGAACGGAgacacttttgtctttttacattttgtgattgttttccttttttttcttctgtttttttttttttttttctttcttgtttccttttgttctcctCCTCGTCACCGGTGGCCGTGGGTTGAGGGGCCAGAAGTCGCTGACCTTGCCGGTCCGATGCCGAACCCGCCGGAGCACCTTCCCCGGGTCGACATACCCGATCACCGTCGCCTTGCTCTGTTGGGGTCGACCTCCGCCCGAGTCACCCCCTTCATGCTTTCCATCGACTTCCGCACCCTCCTCTCGCACCCCTCGcagttgtcgcgaccctcctcgatcggatCAGAGGGCTAATTGGTCGCCCTTTCGGCCcgattgcgtgtggaccttcggacgcgggcctctcccaatgcccattacccaaatcacaacggaggataaaatcgagtcgaccttcggtgtggtctagtgacatgtgctacgtgtgcatgccaaggagtcgccaccaatcgtttcgtggaaggtacgattggaaaccctttCGAATAGTCGgaagtttctattcgattctgcgagaaccagagaaatgggatcggggacttagttacgccaactatcagagttaacgccctttcggtacctaagttgattgaatttttctaatctcggatttcatgcggacgagtggggtaccgaatcctaatctaggaattcatgcggatgggagtgactatcctagcaatcacgatcaatcaaagtaaatgcgcaaatcaaggaatccataacgtgcggataaatcgcatcaaatcagcatggcattcttagtatagccctattggcttagagaaagggtcTTCAAAGCATAGGAGGGAATcaagagtgatttggaagcgattcggaagcgattcgcccatgaggggcaaaatcgtaattttgagaaattttggggacgatttgccaaaaagggcaaaatcgtcatttcaaaaaaaatttggagtgagaaaagttgaaaataggattggccatctAAACCGACCTATTTCCTAATTTCTgacattttttggaagtccacgggaatttttggagacaaattacctctaaatggtaaaattgtcatttttggaaagattgggaggaga contains:
- the LOC115738816 gene encoding BAHD acyltransferase At5g47980-like — encoded protein: MDMTIKADIVKRETIKPSSPTPLELGHFKLSLFDRFYPVFYTPLILFYAGRDDGGAAYEKLRWSTTALSEVLALFYPLAGRIVHNLSLECLDQGAEYLEAAVNCDLSRVLQEPDMAVLGKFLPATAYIESANATAAPLLLVRAKFFECGRLAIGLCIMHKVADAVTLPKATGAIKEAMIPEFCTASMFPPPDSLANSIPSVVPTKEKCVRRRFLLESTRVAAPRKRIAGQGGPAPTAVEAVSALVLEVLTAASRKKKTNLSKTATPRPSLLSQTVNLRRRIKPQLSSNLTGNLVGFFVARADEREMEMRGLFVRPREALEGYYKRLVKRLHGDDACAAICEETKEFGELCTSWCRFPFYEADFGWGRPVWACTESAESPNLFVLMDASDGGGIEVWLTLREEDMATVERDADLLEFASLNPTICW